In Acanthopagrus latus isolate v.2019 chromosome 16, fAcaLat1.1, whole genome shotgun sequence, one DNA window encodes the following:
- the LOC119004742 gene encoding TOG array regulator of axonemal microtubules protein 1 isoform X1 translates to MIPGLISQELHEQLLDPKNYQNRTNGVEELKHILSEVDMKTVPSGSIKEFINFLPQLLDDSNFKVLYGTLQVLNLLIQKLDTMGVDRYFKPIVLVALKALGDTRTITRNEYMNVFRQLMKNVAPQRILDLVTGNLKHKNSRVREDVLNIIMAAMLTHPRKDFNIPKLCFEVAPYLADSKRKVRHATLELFAVFDYCLDTGKKQPLMKAVDMVELNEDAEGLMAAVQARRARHVLPKLSSEGEVEYGLVVPKPGQRCSLQYGSGADLDWVMNGGRVSSARSHRTEPDCDRWYGYGSLGSLTDDLPLQRRIVSAGKGKNKLPWEMSSFSSTENDQQCSTPNGKCSKQVASDDFLPLSRKLSPETYIPSFSSAESPKPKSSQRRASPTRLRRSGSLNLDPDIFKSTNFSDLDVVAPKGRMLSRNPSVERTFSLPSNPTTSGSFLLPSYPLATLPGGMLTPTLSRRHVDSSLSMSNTWPNKRESSPHQQDTSPWRETTGTAKGDQLSSRCSPRPLRASLVSSSSTSSFRRALSSTRATLSISPVVPTAEQVQSHNGLRSNAPGSPQNQLDRSLNLDTDGISMVQDPQEEDPLDMQEMLNSLRSLRNSAAKKRAKVSLSSSDPDPDSPDSAVRLDLGLDSPPHTSPMTASSASESGLSSLSSVANLSFNGIKTSSPGNSATSGMKPRIARVPSAKLRSSMSMDFISPQGVSQRNELSYDVGVVGQRVTYSNGTIKTEEETTGPSPPLVKPALRESVRALKPPKGSQSQGSRSSPATDMPEGVIGRGMFGNGMSSSSPGAALSLEQGDSVAKPPHAPPAGIYSRALSGSHRDSDDSPCPDEIKQRVKNSRFGQDKTRLQCLEQQEGQFSQGDHTRENIRHRVRQMLSDSPTEENRALIIKDLHLNGSTLTSTKADLLSDESPISPNSPVSPPGPQSPTKCFTPPHQPSPPTVPPNPKNMSRLRRAPSLSRTRPSLSHSSDELSPGTMGRKKNLSEPLELCPFPKPDLALTQSFNLLSSEDWEKKIEGLTFMRSLAHYHSDTLQGRLHDVCLSLIQEVKNLRSGVSRVAVCTLGDLYTHLQKAMDQELEGTVKALLQKAGESNAFIRQDVDAALDCMVQHCTPTRSIGALLSGGLSHLNAVVRKCTAQHLANLVDKVGAVRLLSGGKDLTDRILPAVTKLAQDSSQEARYFGRRMLLSLSSHPDFDKILEKYIPTKDLPTVRDTVFTLKTKGLGEMPQDTQSARGRRSLPGSGTVRASSLTREPLNQTNRDSNSNYSCRSQTQSIADKNEYIKQISGLLGSKDFKERIKGIDQLTADCQHNPNIVINSIFPVFDAFKARLQESNSKVNLYALESLQKIIHFLKDNLSQVVNILVPAIVDNHLNSKNNAIYSAAIGAIDALISNLDHILLLQPFCTKAQFLNGKAKVDLIEKVADLVKQLYPRKPQMVEQKVLPLLWHLLGTSTHSGTIHGRGGSVRGATANLCQALYAHMGPSLIDYAASQPANVHKDLNEMLRTKSKHIEYVGREEH, encoded by the exons ATGATACCTGGATTGATCTCCCAGGAGTTACATGAGCAACTTCTGGACCCAAAGAATTACCAAAATCGCACAAATGGGGTGGAAGAGCTCAAACACATCCTCTCAGAAGTGGACATGAAAACAGTCCCATCTGGCAGTATCAAGGAGTTCATCAATTTTCTTCCACAACTTCTGGATGACAGTAATTTCAAAGTATTGTACGGCACCTTACAAGTTTTAAACTTACTCATTCAGAAGCTAGATACTATGGGTGTAGACAGATATTTCAAACCCATAGTCTTAGTGGCTCTGAAAGCTCTAGGGGACACACGCACCATCACCAGAAATGAGTACATGAATGTGTTTCGACAGCTGATGAAAAACGTTGCACCACAACGAATATTGGACCTTGTCACTGGCAACTTGAAACACAAGAATTCAAGAGTCCGGGAAGATGTCCTTAACATCATCATGGCAGCTATGCTCACTCATCCTCGGAAAGATTTCAACATCCCCAAGCTTTGTTTTGAGGTTGCACCGTACTTGGCAGACAGCAAAAGGAAGGTTCGCCATGCCACCCTTGAACTGTTTGCAGTTTTTGACTATTGCCTTGACACAGGGAAAAAGCAGCCTCTAATGAAAGCTGTGGACATGGTTGAACTGAACGAGGATGCAGAGGGTCTTATGGCAGCTGTACAGGCGAGACGAGCAAGACACGTCCTACCTAAACTCTCCTCAGAGGGAGAAGTGGAGTATGGCTTGGTGGTGCCCAAACCAGGACAGCGGTGCTCCCTGCAGTATGGTTCTGGAGCTGATTTGGACTGGGTGATGAATGGAGGGCGGGTAAGCAGTGCTAGGAgccacagaactgaaccagactGCGACCGATGGTATGGCTATGGTAGCCTGGGCTCGCTCACTGATGATCTTCCACTTCAAAGGAGGATTGTCAGCGCTGGTAAAGGGAAGAACAAACTGCCGTGGGAGATGTCGAGCTTCTCATCCACTGAGAATGACCAGCAGTGCAGCACCCCTAATGGAAAGTGCTCTAAACAG GTGGCCAGTGATGATTTCCTCCCCCTATCCAGGAAGCTGAGTCCAGAGACCTACATACCCAGTTTCA GTTCTGCAGAGTCTCCGAAGCCAAAATCCTCCCAGAGGAGGGCGTCCCCTACACGCCTCAGAAGAAGTGGAAGCCTCAACTTGGATCCCGACATCTTTAAATCCACTAACTTCTCTGACCTAGATGTTG TGGCACCCAAAGGACGCATGCTCTCAAGGAACCCCAGTGTTGAGCGGACATTTTCCCTCCCCTCGAACCCCACCACATCTGGCTCCTTTCTGCTGCCCTCCTATCCACTGGCTACACTCCCAGGAGGCATGCTCACTCCGACACTGTCCCGTCGTCATGTTGACTCATCCCTCTCTATGTCCAACACCTGGCCCAACAAAAGAGAGAGCAGTCCTCACCAGCAAGACACCAGCCCCTGGAGAGAAACAACAGGCACAGCAAAGG GAGACCAGCTCTCTAGCAGATGCTCTCCCCGGCCACTTCGTGCCTCCCTCGTGAGTTCTTCTTCCACTTCATCGTTTCGTCGGGCTCTGAGCAGCACCAGGGCAACCCTGTCTATCTCGCCTGTTGTCCCTACAGCAGAGCAGGTCCAGTCCCATAATGGCCTGAGGTCCAACGCTCCAGGCAGCCCTCAGAATCAGCTAGATAGGAGCCTTAATCTGGACACTGATGGCATCAGCATGGTGCAAGATCCTCAAGAAGAAGATCCTCTGGACATGCAGGAG ATGCTAAACTCCCTGCGCTCTTTGCGCAACAGCGCTGCCAAGAAGAGGGCAAAAGTCAGCCTTAGCAGttcagatccagatccagacaGCCCTGACTCAGCTGTGAGGCTGGACCTGGGTCTGGATTCACCACCACACACTTCTCCAATGACTGCTAGCTCAGCCAGCGAAAGTGGTCTTTCCAGTCTGAGCTCAGTTGCAAACTTAAGCTTCAATGGCATCAAAACCAG CAGCCCTGGAAATTCAGCCACTTCAGGAATGAAACCTCGCATTGCAAGAGTGCCTTCTGCAAAACTGAGGTCTTCTATGTCCATGGACTTCATTAGCCCTCAag GGGTGTCTCAGAGAAACGAGCTGTCATATGACGTAGGTGTTGTTGGGCAGAGAGTCACTTATTCCAATGGAACTATAAAAACTGAGGAAGAGACAACAGGGCCGTCTCCTCCATTGGTCAAACCAGCCCTCCGGGAATCAGTCAGAGCTCTGAAACCTCCCAAAG GATCTCAGAGCCAAGGCAGCAGGAGCTCACCAGCCACAGATATGCCTGAAGGAGTCATTGGAAGAG GTATGTTTGGCAACGGCATGTCCTCCAGCAGTCCTGGAGCCGCCTTGTCACTTGAGCAGGGTGATTCTGTAGCCAAACCCCCCCACGCTCCCCCAGCAGGCATCTACAGCCGTGCTCTGTCTGGCAGTCACAGAGACAGTGATGACAGCCCGTGTCCTGATGAGATTAAG CAGAGGGTGAAGAATTCGAGGTTTGGCCAGGATAAAACACGGTTGCAGTGTCTGGAACAGCAAGAGGGGCAGTTCAGTCAAGGGGACCACACGCGGGAGAACATTCGCCACCGGGTCAGACagatgctgtctgactcacccacagaagaaaacagagcaTTAATCATCAAAG ATCTGCATCTGAACGGTAGCACACTGACCTCCACTAAAGCAGACCTTCTCTCTGATGAGTCCCCTATCAGCCCCAACAGCCCTGTCAGCCCACCTGGACCACAAAGCCCCACCAAGTGCTTCACTCCGCCCCACCAGCCGAGCCCCCCCACAGTGCCCCCAAACCCCAAAAACATGTCCCGTCTCAGAAGGGCCCCTAGCCTCAGCAGAACCCGACCATCGCTGTCCCACAGCTCAG ATGAGCTGTCCCCTGGTACTATGGGTCGCAAGAAAAACCTCTCAGAGCCTCTGGAGCTGTGTCCATTCCCCAAGCCTGACCTGGCACTGACACAGAGCTTTAACCTGCTTAGCTCTGAAGACTG GGAGAAGAAGATCGAGGGTCTGACGTTCATGCGCAGTCTGGCTCACTACCACTCAGACACACTACAGGGCCGCCTGCATgatgtctgcctgtctctcatTCAAGAG GTGAAGAACCTGCGGTCAGGTGTGTCCAGGGTTGCAGTGTGTACATTGGGGGACTTGTACACCCACCTGCAGAAGGCGATGGACCAGGAGCTGGAGGGGACAGTTAAAGCTTTACTGCAGAAGGCAGGGGAGAGCAACGCTTTCATCAGGCAGGATGTGGATGCAGCACTGGACTGCATGGTGCAGCACTGCACACCTACACGCAGCATCGGCGCTCTACTCTCTGGAGGACTCAG TCACCTCAATGCAGTGGTAAGAAAATGCACTGCTCAACATCTTGCTAATCTGGTGGACAAGGTCGGTGCTGTCCGTCTTCTGTCTGGAGGTAAAGATCTCACTGATAGAATCTTACCTGCCGTCACCAAACTCGCACAAGACTCCTCACAGGAAGCCAG GTACTTTGGTCGTCGAATGTTGCTGTCCCTGTCATCCCACCCTGACTTTGACAAGATCCTGGAGAAGTATATCCCCACCAAAGACCTGCCGACTGTTAGAGACACTGTCTTCACTCTCAAGACAAAG GGTCTTGGTGAGATGCCCCAGGACACACAGTCAGCCAGGGGTAGACGCTCCCTCCCAGGCAGTGGTACAGTCAGAGCGTCATCTCTCACCAGGGAGCCACTCAATCAGACCAACAG GGATTCTAATAGCAATTATAGCTGCAGATCTCAGACACAGAGTATTGCAGACAAGAATGAGTACATCAAGCAGATCTCAGGTCTGCTGGGTTCAAAGGACTTCAAAGAAAGGATCAAGGGAATCGACCAGCTCACAGCTGACTGCCAGCACAACCCCAACATTGTCATCAATAGTATTTTCCCG gtgtTTGATGCCTTCAAGGCCAGGCTGCAGGAATCCAACAGCAAAGTCAACCTGTATGCCCTTGAGTCTCTACAGAAAATCATTCACTTTTTGAAAGACAACCTGTCGCAAGTGGTTAACATCCTGGTCCCAGCAATTGTTGACAATCACCTCAACTCCAAGAACAACGCTATCTACTCTGCTGCTATTGGAGCTATTGATGCACTTATTTCAAATCTTG ATCACATACTTCTTCTTCAGCCATTCTGCACCAAGGCTCAGTTTTTAAATGGCAAAGCAAAGGTCGATCTTATCGAAAAGGTTGCag ATCTTGTGAAACAGCTCTACCCGCGCAAGCCCCAGATGGTTGAACAGAAAGTGCTGCCTTTGCTGTGGCATCTCCTGGGCACCTCTACCCACAGTGGTACCATCCATGGCCGGGGCGGCAGTGTGAGGGGTGCTACCGCCAACCTGTGCCAAGCCCTTTACGCCCACATGGGGCCCAGCCTGATCGACTACGCTGCTTCCCAGCCTGCCAATGTCCACAAAGATTTAAATGAGATGCTAAGGACTAAATCCAAACACATAGAATATGTTGGAAGAGAAGAACATTAA
- the LOC119004742 gene encoding TOG array regulator of axonemal microtubules protein 1 isoform X3, which yields MIPGLISQELHEQLLDPKNYQNRTNGVEELKHILSEVDMKTVPSGSIKEFINFLPQLLDDSNFKVLYGTLQVLNLLIQKLDTMGVDRYFKPIVLVALKALGDTRTITRNEYMNVFRQLMKNVAPQRILDLVTGNLKHKNSRVREDVLNIIMAAMLTHPRKDFNIPKLCFEVAPYLADSKRKVRHATLELFAVFDYCLDTGKKQPLMKAVDMVELNEDAEGLMAAVQARRARHVLPKLSSEGEVEYGLVVPKPGQRCSLQYGSGADLDWVMNGGRVSSARSHRTEPDCDRWYGYGSLGSLTDDLPLQRRIVSAGKGKNKLPWEMSSFSSTENDQQCSTPNGKCSKQVASDDFLPLSRKLSPETYIPSFSSAESPKPKSSQRRASPTRLRRSGSLNLDPDIFKSTNFSDLDVVAPKGRMLSRNPSVERTFSLPSNPTTSGSFLLPSYPLATLPGGMLTPTLSRRHVDSSLSMSNTWPNKRESSPHQQDTSPWRETTGTAKGDQLSSRCSPRPLRASLVSSSSTSSFRRALSSTRATLSISPVVPTAEQVQSHNGLRSNAPGSPQNQLDRSLNLDTDGISMVQDPQEEDPLDMQEMLNSLRSLRNSAAKKRAKVSLSSSDPDPDSPDSAVRLDLGLDSPPHTSPMTASSASESGLSSLSSVANLSFNGIKTSSPGNSATSGMKPRIARVPSAKLRSSMSMDFISPQGVSQRNELSYDVGVVGQRVTYSNGTIKTEEETTGPSPPLVKPALRESVRALKPPKGSQSQGSRSSPATDMPEGVIGRGMFGNGMSSSSPGAALSLEQGDSVAKPPHAPPAGIYSRALSGSHRDSDDSPCPDEIKRVKNSRFGQDKTRLQCLEQQEGQFSQGDHTRENIRHRVRQMLSDSPTEENRALIIKDLHLNGSTLTSTKADLLSDESPISPNSPVSPPGPQSPTKCFTPPHQPSPPTVPPNPKNMSRLRRAPSLSRTRPSLSHSSDELSPGTMGRKKNLSEPLELCPFPKPDLALTQSFNLLSSEDWEKKIEGLTFMRSLAHYHSDTLQGRLHDVCLSLIQEVKNLRSGVSRVAVCTLGDLYTHLQKAMDQELEGTVKALLQKAGESNAFIRQDVDAALDCMVQHCTPTRSIGALLSGGLSHLNAVVRKCTAQHLANLVDKVGAVRLLSGGKDLTDRILPAVTKLAQDSSQEARYFGRRMLLSLSSHPDFDKILEKYIPTKDLPTVRDTVFTLKTKGLGEMPQDTQSARGRRSLPGSGTVRASSLTREPLNQTNRDSNSNYSCRSQTQSIADKNEYIKQISGLLGSKDFKERIKGIDQLTADCQHNPNIVINSIFPVFDAFKARLQESNSKVNLYALESLQKIIHFLKDNLSQVVNILVPAIVDNHLNSKNNAIYSAAIGAIDALISNLDHILLLQPFCTKAQFLNGKAKVDLIEKVADLVKQLYPRKPQMVEQKVLPLLWHLLGTSTHSGTIHGRGGSVRGATANLCQALYAHMGPSLIDYAASQPANVHKDLNEMLRTKSKHIEYVGREEH from the exons ATGATACCTGGATTGATCTCCCAGGAGTTACATGAGCAACTTCTGGACCCAAAGAATTACCAAAATCGCACAAATGGGGTGGAAGAGCTCAAACACATCCTCTCAGAAGTGGACATGAAAACAGTCCCATCTGGCAGTATCAAGGAGTTCATCAATTTTCTTCCACAACTTCTGGATGACAGTAATTTCAAAGTATTGTACGGCACCTTACAAGTTTTAAACTTACTCATTCAGAAGCTAGATACTATGGGTGTAGACAGATATTTCAAACCCATAGTCTTAGTGGCTCTGAAAGCTCTAGGGGACACACGCACCATCACCAGAAATGAGTACATGAATGTGTTTCGACAGCTGATGAAAAACGTTGCACCACAACGAATATTGGACCTTGTCACTGGCAACTTGAAACACAAGAATTCAAGAGTCCGGGAAGATGTCCTTAACATCATCATGGCAGCTATGCTCACTCATCCTCGGAAAGATTTCAACATCCCCAAGCTTTGTTTTGAGGTTGCACCGTACTTGGCAGACAGCAAAAGGAAGGTTCGCCATGCCACCCTTGAACTGTTTGCAGTTTTTGACTATTGCCTTGACACAGGGAAAAAGCAGCCTCTAATGAAAGCTGTGGACATGGTTGAACTGAACGAGGATGCAGAGGGTCTTATGGCAGCTGTACAGGCGAGACGAGCAAGACACGTCCTACCTAAACTCTCCTCAGAGGGAGAAGTGGAGTATGGCTTGGTGGTGCCCAAACCAGGACAGCGGTGCTCCCTGCAGTATGGTTCTGGAGCTGATTTGGACTGGGTGATGAATGGAGGGCGGGTAAGCAGTGCTAGGAgccacagaactgaaccagactGCGACCGATGGTATGGCTATGGTAGCCTGGGCTCGCTCACTGATGATCTTCCACTTCAAAGGAGGATTGTCAGCGCTGGTAAAGGGAAGAACAAACTGCCGTGGGAGATGTCGAGCTTCTCATCCACTGAGAATGACCAGCAGTGCAGCACCCCTAATGGAAAGTGCTCTAAACAG GTGGCCAGTGATGATTTCCTCCCCCTATCCAGGAAGCTGAGTCCAGAGACCTACATACCCAGTTTCA GTTCTGCAGAGTCTCCGAAGCCAAAATCCTCCCAGAGGAGGGCGTCCCCTACACGCCTCAGAAGAAGTGGAAGCCTCAACTTGGATCCCGACATCTTTAAATCCACTAACTTCTCTGACCTAGATGTTG TGGCACCCAAAGGACGCATGCTCTCAAGGAACCCCAGTGTTGAGCGGACATTTTCCCTCCCCTCGAACCCCACCACATCTGGCTCCTTTCTGCTGCCCTCCTATCCACTGGCTACACTCCCAGGAGGCATGCTCACTCCGACACTGTCCCGTCGTCATGTTGACTCATCCCTCTCTATGTCCAACACCTGGCCCAACAAAAGAGAGAGCAGTCCTCACCAGCAAGACACCAGCCCCTGGAGAGAAACAACAGGCACAGCAAAGG GAGACCAGCTCTCTAGCAGATGCTCTCCCCGGCCACTTCGTGCCTCCCTCGTGAGTTCTTCTTCCACTTCATCGTTTCGTCGGGCTCTGAGCAGCACCAGGGCAACCCTGTCTATCTCGCCTGTTGTCCCTACAGCAGAGCAGGTCCAGTCCCATAATGGCCTGAGGTCCAACGCTCCAGGCAGCCCTCAGAATCAGCTAGATAGGAGCCTTAATCTGGACACTGATGGCATCAGCATGGTGCAAGATCCTCAAGAAGAAGATCCTCTGGACATGCAGGAG ATGCTAAACTCCCTGCGCTCTTTGCGCAACAGCGCTGCCAAGAAGAGGGCAAAAGTCAGCCTTAGCAGttcagatccagatccagacaGCCCTGACTCAGCTGTGAGGCTGGACCTGGGTCTGGATTCACCACCACACACTTCTCCAATGACTGCTAGCTCAGCCAGCGAAAGTGGTCTTTCCAGTCTGAGCTCAGTTGCAAACTTAAGCTTCAATGGCATCAAAACCAG CAGCCCTGGAAATTCAGCCACTTCAGGAATGAAACCTCGCATTGCAAGAGTGCCTTCTGCAAAACTGAGGTCTTCTATGTCCATGGACTTCATTAGCCCTCAag GGGTGTCTCAGAGAAACGAGCTGTCATATGACGTAGGTGTTGTTGGGCAGAGAGTCACTTATTCCAATGGAACTATAAAAACTGAGGAAGAGACAACAGGGCCGTCTCCTCCATTGGTCAAACCAGCCCTCCGGGAATCAGTCAGAGCTCTGAAACCTCCCAAAG GATCTCAGAGCCAAGGCAGCAGGAGCTCACCAGCCACAGATATGCCTGAAGGAGTCATTGGAAGAG GTATGTTTGGCAACGGCATGTCCTCCAGCAGTCCTGGAGCCGCCTTGTCACTTGAGCAGGGTGATTCTGTAGCCAAACCCCCCCACGCTCCCCCAGCAGGCATCTACAGCCGTGCTCTGTCTGGCAGTCACAGAGACAGTGATGACAGCCCGTGTCCTGATGAGATTAAG AGGGTGAAGAATTCGAGGTTTGGCCAGGATAAAACACGGTTGCAGTGTCTGGAACAGCAAGAGGGGCAGTTCAGTCAAGGGGACCACACGCGGGAGAACATTCGCCACCGGGTCAGACagatgctgtctgactcacccacagaagaaaacagagcaTTAATCATCAAAG ATCTGCATCTGAACGGTAGCACACTGACCTCCACTAAAGCAGACCTTCTCTCTGATGAGTCCCCTATCAGCCCCAACAGCCCTGTCAGCCCACCTGGACCACAAAGCCCCACCAAGTGCTTCACTCCGCCCCACCAGCCGAGCCCCCCCACAGTGCCCCCAAACCCCAAAAACATGTCCCGTCTCAGAAGGGCCCCTAGCCTCAGCAGAACCCGACCATCGCTGTCCCACAGCTCAG ATGAGCTGTCCCCTGGTACTATGGGTCGCAAGAAAAACCTCTCAGAGCCTCTGGAGCTGTGTCCATTCCCCAAGCCTGACCTGGCACTGACACAGAGCTTTAACCTGCTTAGCTCTGAAGACTG GGAGAAGAAGATCGAGGGTCTGACGTTCATGCGCAGTCTGGCTCACTACCACTCAGACACACTACAGGGCCGCCTGCATgatgtctgcctgtctctcatTCAAGAG GTGAAGAACCTGCGGTCAGGTGTGTCCAGGGTTGCAGTGTGTACATTGGGGGACTTGTACACCCACCTGCAGAAGGCGATGGACCAGGAGCTGGAGGGGACAGTTAAAGCTTTACTGCAGAAGGCAGGGGAGAGCAACGCTTTCATCAGGCAGGATGTGGATGCAGCACTGGACTGCATGGTGCAGCACTGCACACCTACACGCAGCATCGGCGCTCTACTCTCTGGAGGACTCAG TCACCTCAATGCAGTGGTAAGAAAATGCACTGCTCAACATCTTGCTAATCTGGTGGACAAGGTCGGTGCTGTCCGTCTTCTGTCTGGAGGTAAAGATCTCACTGATAGAATCTTACCTGCCGTCACCAAACTCGCACAAGACTCCTCACAGGAAGCCAG GTACTTTGGTCGTCGAATGTTGCTGTCCCTGTCATCCCACCCTGACTTTGACAAGATCCTGGAGAAGTATATCCCCACCAAAGACCTGCCGACTGTTAGAGACACTGTCTTCACTCTCAAGACAAAG GGTCTTGGTGAGATGCCCCAGGACACACAGTCAGCCAGGGGTAGACGCTCCCTCCCAGGCAGTGGTACAGTCAGAGCGTCATCTCTCACCAGGGAGCCACTCAATCAGACCAACAG GGATTCTAATAGCAATTATAGCTGCAGATCTCAGACACAGAGTATTGCAGACAAGAATGAGTACATCAAGCAGATCTCAGGTCTGCTGGGTTCAAAGGACTTCAAAGAAAGGATCAAGGGAATCGACCAGCTCACAGCTGACTGCCAGCACAACCCCAACATTGTCATCAATAGTATTTTCCCG gtgtTTGATGCCTTCAAGGCCAGGCTGCAGGAATCCAACAGCAAAGTCAACCTGTATGCCCTTGAGTCTCTACAGAAAATCATTCACTTTTTGAAAGACAACCTGTCGCAAGTGGTTAACATCCTGGTCCCAGCAATTGTTGACAATCACCTCAACTCCAAGAACAACGCTATCTACTCTGCTGCTATTGGAGCTATTGATGCACTTATTTCAAATCTTG ATCACATACTTCTTCTTCAGCCATTCTGCACCAAGGCTCAGTTTTTAAATGGCAAAGCAAAGGTCGATCTTATCGAAAAGGTTGCag ATCTTGTGAAACAGCTCTACCCGCGCAAGCCCCAGATGGTTGAACAGAAAGTGCTGCCTTTGCTGTGGCATCTCCTGGGCACCTCTACCCACAGTGGTACCATCCATGGCCGGGGCGGCAGTGTGAGGGGTGCTACCGCCAACCTGTGCCAAGCCCTTTACGCCCACATGGGGCCCAGCCTGATCGACTACGCTGCTTCCCAGCCTGCCAATGTCCACAAAGATTTAAATGAGATGCTAAGGACTAAATCCAAACACATAGAATATGTTGGAAGAGAAGAACATTAA